A stretch of the Ferviditalea candida genome encodes the following:
- a CDS encoding 4Fe-4S dicluster domain-containing protein: MADRKAMFVDTSVCTGCKACQVACKEWNELPMAEHIGFTGNSYDNTGHLGSVNWRHVKFVEQFSDNRQEQRWLFLADSCKHCQQAGCMEVCPTNAIIRTEFDTVYIDHDICIGCGYCVSGCPFGVIGIDDVKGTAQKCTFCYDRLQNGQQPACAQSCPTDSIQFGNLSDLRSMANGRVNRLKQNGVTQASIYGDEKVLGGLNAFYLLLDKPEVYGLPSNPQLPSKKSGGAYFSSVLGLIGMGLVGLLTFRARRMEQIAQEKQSKIDKGVD, encoded by the coding sequence ATGGCGGATAGAAAAGCCATGTTTGTCGATACGTCGGTTTGCACGGGATGCAAGGCATGCCAGGTAGCCTGCAAGGAGTGGAATGAACTGCCGATGGCGGAGCATATCGGCTTTACGGGAAACAGTTATGACAATACGGGCCATTTGGGATCCGTTAACTGGCGTCACGTTAAATTTGTGGAACAATTTTCAGATAACCGCCAGGAGCAGCGCTGGCTGTTCCTGGCGGATTCCTGCAAACACTGCCAACAGGCGGGATGCATGGAAGTTTGCCCGACCAATGCGATCATCCGCACCGAATTTGATACGGTTTATATCGATCATGATATTTGTATCGGCTGCGGCTATTGTGTATCCGGTTGTCCGTTTGGCGTGATTGGGATCGATGATGTAAAAGGAACGGCGCAAAAATGCACATTCTGCTATGACAGGCTGCAAAATGGACAGCAGCCGGCCTGCGCCCAGTCCTGTCCTACCGATTCCATCCAATTTGGCAATCTAAGCGATTTGCGTTCGATGGCAAATGGCAGAGTTAACCGATTAAAACAAAATGGCGTAACCCAAGCGAGTATTTACGGAGACGAGAAAGTGCTCGGCGGTTTGAATGCTTTTTACCTGCTGCTTGACAAGCCTGAAGTTTACGGACTTCCATCCAACCCGCAGCTCCCGAGCAAAAAATCGGGCGGCGCCTATTTCTCAAGCGTGCTGGGATTGATTGGGATGGGATTGGTCGGACTGCTTACGTTCAGAGCAAGACGAATGGAACAAATAGCGCAGGAAAAACAATCAAAAATCGATAAGGGGGTGGATTGA
- the fdh gene encoding formate dehydrogenase, with product MLTRRDFLKKSGVAVAGLTAASLAGVNLKPVHAQVTKIKLQVKKGKQVPSVCPYCAIGCGMIITESGGKVVNIEGNPDSPVNLGSLCPKGAAAFQLVNNDQRQTKVLYRAPYSDKWEEKPLDWAMDRVAEKVKETRDKYFIEEMDGKLVNVNPAIASLGGSTMENEWNYMHLKLMRSLGVVNLENQARIUHSSTVPGLGTSFGRGGATTTPRDLAESDCIVIMGSNFAENHPVGFRWVLRAKDKGARVISIDPRFTRSSALATDYVPMRSGTDIVFLGALINYMIQHEKYFKEYVLNYTNASFILKEEFKDTEDLEGLFSGYNPDKQSYDTSSWDYEREEPVHPEGEPKTLTDRIARQKIVGRPKRDETLQHPRSVFQVLKRHYSRYTPELVEEVCGTPKDQFVMVAETLAKNSGKDRTSAFCYAMGWTQHTLGTQNIRCAGILQSLLGNMGRPGGGIMALRGHANVQGATDLPTLYNSLPGYLNMPAASKKHDTLENYLLSESKPTGWWVNYPKYMVSLLKAWFGDAATEANDYGYDFLPKLIGDHSHYGMFQKMYQGNIKGFFVMGQNPAAGGQNASFHREAMAKLDWMVIRDPFLTETATFWSAAPEVVNGKVSPKDIKTEIFFFPTAVFAETGGSFTNTSRMAQWKEKAADPPGDCRSDLWFTYELGKKLKALYKSSTDKRNWAIQNLTWDYEPESNTGFKVPEPDDHKILKEINGYETATGKHVKSFVDLKDDGSTASGAWIYTGIFPDEKTNRAASRKGDDYVSLNWGFSWPANRHILYNRAAAAPDGSPWSERKKYVWWDALQKKWTGLDVPDFAATKAPNTPAKVDGIGLDAHSGSDPFIMLPEGRIQLFGVLADGPLPAHYEPVDTPIANKLYPKYPHNPATVYYKDLAHNQLHGVNNEKFPYVITTYRVTEHHLSGPMTRWLPWLAEIMPEVFLEISPELAKQLDIRNGDWVTIETARGMAEAKALVTKRMRPFKIDGKTVHQVGMPIHWGYAGIAKGSASNELTAIVGDPNVRIHESKAFTCNVRKGRIGQGVL from the coding sequence TTGCTTACACGTCGTGACTTCTTGAAAAAATCGGGGGTTGCCGTTGCGGGATTAACGGCAGCGTCGCTTGCCGGCGTGAATTTGAAGCCGGTACATGCGCAAGTGACAAAAATCAAATTGCAGGTCAAAAAAGGCAAGCAGGTTCCCAGCGTTTGTCCCTATTGCGCAATCGGCTGCGGGATGATCATTACGGAATCCGGAGGAAAAGTCGTCAATATTGAAGGAAATCCGGACAGTCCGGTCAATTTGGGTTCGCTGTGTCCCAAGGGAGCGGCCGCTTTCCAGTTGGTCAACAATGATCAGCGGCAAACCAAAGTATTGTATCGCGCCCCATACAGCGACAAATGGGAAGAAAAGCCGCTGGATTGGGCCATGGACCGCGTCGCCGAGAAAGTCAAGGAAACGAGAGACAAGTATTTTATTGAAGAAATGGACGGCAAGCTCGTCAATGTCAATCCGGCCATCGCTTCATTGGGCGGATCCACGATGGAAAACGAATGGAATTACATGCACCTCAAGCTTATGCGTTCCTTGGGTGTCGTTAATCTGGAAAACCAGGCTCGTATATGACACAGCTCCACAGTACCTGGTCTAGGTACTTCATTCGGTCGTGGCGGCGCTACGACAACGCCAAGGGACTTGGCGGAAAGTGATTGCATTGTCATTATGGGATCCAATTTTGCGGAGAATCACCCTGTAGGATTCCGGTGGGTGCTCCGCGCCAAGGACAAAGGGGCCAGAGTGATCAGCATCGATCCCCGCTTTACGCGCAGTTCGGCGCTGGCAACCGACTATGTTCCCATGCGGTCGGGAACGGATATCGTTTTTTTGGGCGCTCTGATCAATTACATGATCCAGCATGAGAAATATTTTAAAGAGTATGTCCTCAACTATACGAATGCCTCTTTTATTCTTAAAGAAGAATTTAAAGACACGGAAGACCTGGAGGGGCTGTTCTCAGGCTATAACCCGGATAAGCAGTCATATGACACGTCGTCGTGGGACTATGAACGGGAAGAACCCGTTCATCCCGAAGGTGAGCCGAAGACATTGACGGATCGCATCGCCCGGCAAAAAATCGTAGGCCGTCCCAAACGGGATGAAACCCTGCAGCATCCGCGCTCGGTATTTCAGGTTTTAAAACGCCATTACTCCAGATACACTCCCGAGCTGGTTGAGGAAGTCTGCGGCACGCCAAAAGACCAGTTTGTCATGGTCGCGGAAACTCTCGCCAAAAACTCGGGGAAAGACCGCACTTCCGCATTCTGTTATGCCATGGGATGGACCCAGCACACATTGGGCACGCAAAATATCCGCTGCGCCGGCATTCTCCAGTCGCTGCTGGGAAATATGGGACGCCCCGGGGGAGGCATCATGGCGCTTCGCGGCCACGCCAACGTGCAGGGCGCGACGGATCTGCCCACGCTTTATAATTCTCTCCCCGGTTATTTAAACATGCCTGCGGCCAGTAAAAAGCACGATACGCTGGAAAATTATCTGTTAAGCGAATCCAAACCAACCGGCTGGTGGGTCAACTATCCCAAATATATGGTCAGCCTGCTGAAAGCATGGTTTGGCGATGCGGCTACAGAAGCCAACGATTACGGATATGATTTTCTGCCTAAACTGATCGGCGATCACTCGCATTACGGGATGTTCCAGAAGATGTATCAGGGCAATATAAAAGGATTTTTCGTGATGGGCCAAAATCCCGCCGCAGGAGGCCAAAACGCCAGCTTTCACCGGGAAGCCATGGCCAAATTGGATTGGATGGTCATCCGCGATCCCTTCCTGACCGAAACGGCCACTTTCTGGTCCGCCGCTCCCGAAGTGGTAAACGGAAAAGTGAGTCCCAAGGACATCAAGACGGAAATCTTCTTCTTCCCCACCGCCGTATTTGCCGAAACCGGAGGAAGCTTTACGAATACGAGCCGGATGGCGCAGTGGAAGGAAAAAGCCGCCGATCCGCCCGGGGACTGCCGGTCCGATCTTTGGTTCACCTACGAATTGGGCAAAAAATTAAAGGCTCTTTACAAATCGAGCACCGACAAGCGCAACTGGGCGATCCAAAATTTAACTTGGGATTATGAGCCTGAAAGCAATACCGGATTCAAAGTTCCCGAGCCGGATGACCACAAGATTCTCAAGGAAATCAACGGTTACGAAACAGCAACCGGCAAGCATGTGAAAAGCTTTGTCGATCTCAAAGACGACGGCTCTACGGCATCCGGCGCCTGGATCTACACCGGCATTTTCCCGGATGAGAAGACCAACCGCGCGGCCTCCCGAAAAGGGGACGACTATGTCAGCCTCAATTGGGGCTTTAGCTGGCCTGCCAACCGTCATATTTTGTATAACCGCGCAGCGGCGGCACCGGATGGCAGTCCATGGTCCGAGCGGAAGAAATACGTATGGTGGGACGCGCTGCAAAAAAAATGGACCGGTCTGGATGTTCCCGATTTTGCCGCGACCAAGGCGCCGAATACGCCGGCGAAAGTCGACGGAATAGGTTTGGATGCGCATTCGGGTTCCGATCCGTTCATCATGCTGCCGGAAGGACGGATTCAGTTGTTCGGCGTGCTGGCCGATGGCCCCCTTCCCGCCCATTACGAACCGGTCGATACACCGATTGCCAATAAATTGTATCCCAAGTATCCGCATAACCCCGCAACGGTGTATTATAAGGATCTTGCGCACAATCAACTGCATGGGGTCAATAATGAGAAATTTCCCTATGTCATTACCACATACCGTGTCACAGAGCACCACTTGAGCGGACCCATGACCCGCTGGCTGCCCTGGTTGGCGGAAATCATGCCGGAGGTATTCCTGGAAATCAGTCCTGAATTGGCCAAGCAACTGGACATTCGCAACGGGGATTGGGTCACGATCGAAACAGCCCGCGGTATGGCCGAAGCCAAAGCGCTCGTGACGAAGCGGATGCGCCCCTTCAAAATCGATGGAAAAACGGTTCACCAGGTGGGAATGCCGATTCACTGGGGATATGCCGGTATTGCAAAAGGTTCTGCGTCCAACGAACTGACGGCCATTGTCGGCGATCCCAATGTTCGCATTCATGAATCCAAGGCCTTTACCTGCAATGTGCGCAAAGGCCGGATCGGTCAGGGGGTGCTCTAG
- the fdhD gene encoding formate dehydrogenase accessory sulfurtransferase FdhD: MSKSCPDEYPVTLYLNEQELLTIQLSRVDWEDWATGYLFTEGIIDSPSDLKTLLIDDFDFRGKIWVDLVRGNAGSILKRRRHLTAGCGKGVTFQSISDVKKIKKVAFGRSATLGYLQQKMREFSKLTPLYHQTGGMHGACLIDLDGGMIVREDIGRHNAVDKVIGYAVRNGLPPQNLILMTTGRISYEMLSKAARFGIGIIASRTAATCQAIELAQFLQVEIVGYIRGQMATVYTSCNRIIDDEKSRLFIHNKQPSVCPSDHNAIDLLP; the protein is encoded by the coding sequence ATGAGCAAATCATGCCCCGACGAATACCCTGTTACCCTCTATTTGAATGAGCAAGAGCTGCTAACCATTCAATTAAGCCGGGTGGATTGGGAGGATTGGGCAACGGGATATTTGTTTACGGAAGGCATTATCGATTCGCCCAGCGATTTGAAAACATTGTTGATCGATGATTTTGATTTCCGCGGCAAAATTTGGGTCGACCTGGTCCGCGGCAATGCCGGCTCCATCCTTAAGAGGCGCAGGCACCTGACGGCCGGATGCGGCAAGGGGGTAACGTTTCAATCCATATCCGATGTCAAAAAGATAAAAAAAGTCGCGTTTGGCCGGTCTGCTACTTTAGGTTATCTGCAGCAAAAAATGCGCGAGTTTTCAAAACTCACTCCTTTGTATCATCAGACAGGCGGCATGCATGGAGCTTGCTTGATCGATTTGGATGGCGGGATGATCGTCAGGGAAGATATCGGACGCCACAATGCCGTGGATAAAGTGATCGGATACGCCGTCAGAAATGGGCTGCCGCCGCAAAATCTGATACTCATGACAACCGGTCGAATTTCCTATGAAATGCTGTCAAAAGCGGCAAGGTTCGGTATCGGCATCATCGCCTCGCGAACCGCCGCGACCTGTCAGGCAATCGAGTTGGCGCAATTTCTTCAGGTTGAAATCGTCGGTTATATCCGGGGACAGATGGCAACCGTCTACACTTCCTGCAACAGGATCATCGATGACGAAAAATCCCGTCTATTTATACATAACAAACAGCCTTCAGTTTGCCCTTCCGACCACAACGCAATCGACTTATTGCCCTGA